The following coding sequences lie in one Saimiri boliviensis isolate mSaiBol1 chromosome 6, mSaiBol1.pri, whole genome shotgun sequence genomic window:
- the C6H11orf21 gene encoding LOW QUALITY PROTEIN: uncharacterized protein C11orf21 homolog (The sequence of the model RefSeq protein was modified relative to this genomic sequence to represent the inferred CDS: inserted 4 bases in 2 codons), translating into MSSASLELSFFVLGCPGACEAGPEHHALLGCLFASTVPSWPHLSSQSGIKPPIWWTESPGWPSRDQKAPGSAMPRAAAQSSTHGALVPPATTHEXLDRPALHWLACGYCLSLPAQLPLAIWLGXGLVLRSSSLPGKLCPKARRWQPLLSRDRDL; encoded by the exons ATGTCCAGCGCATCCCTGGAATTGTCCTTCTTCGTCCTTGGCTGCCCTGGAGCCTGTGAGGCGGGCCCGGAGCACCACGCCCTCCTGGGGTGCCTCTTCGCCAG cactgtgcccagctggcctCACTTGTCATCTCAAAGTGGCATCAAACCTCCCATCTGGTGGACAGAATCCCCAGGTTGGCCCTCCAGAGACCAG AAGGCCCCTGGCTCCGCAATGCCACGCGCAGCCGCCCAGTCCTCCACCCATGGGGCCCTCGTTCCACCTGCCACCACTCATGA ACTGGATCGCCCAGCTCTTCACTGGCTCGCCTGCGGCTACTGCCTCAGTTTACCTGCACAGTTGCCCCTGGCTATCTGGCTGGG AGGACTTGTACTTAGAAGCAGTTCCCTCCCTGGGAAACTGTGTCCTAAGGCCAGGAGGTGGCAGCCTCTGCTGTCCCGAGACAGGGACCTGTGA